The Chordicoccus furentiruminis DNA window GGCGGCGCTGGCGGCGCTGATCGGGATTCCGCTCGGCATTGTCTGCGCCCTGTATCCGAAGCACTCGGGCTGGATCACCGGTCTTGTGAACGTGATGCGGATCATTCCTTCGCTGGCGCTGATGCTGCTGATGATCCCGCTGATCGGGATCGGACGGGTGCCCGCGTTCATCGCGCTGATGATCATCGCGATTCCGCCGGTTCTGATCAACACGACGGCCGGGTTCCTGAAAACGGATTCCGCGCTTCTGGAGACGGCCGGCGGGATGGGGATGGATCAGAAGCAGATCTTCAGAAAGGTTCAGTTTCCGCTTGCGATCCCGCTGATTTTCACGGGGATCCGCACCTCGATCGTCGAGACGATCGCCTCCGCGACCATCGCGACGTATATCGGGGCCGGCGGCCTCGGAAATCTGGTGTTTACCGGCCTTGGCACAAGCCGCACCTATATCACGCTGCTCGGCGGTCTGACGATCGCGCTGATCTCGATCGTGACAGACTGTATTTTGGCGGTGGTTCAGAGCCGTCTGGTGCGGCGCTTTGGAATGGAGGAGGTATGACGATGTCCGAAACAGCGATCTCTTTTCAGCATGTGTACAAACGGTTTCCCGGAATGGAGAACTACGCCGTGGAGGATGTTTCACTCGACATTCACGACGGGGAGTTTGTCACGATCCTCGGGACGTCCGGTTCCGGCAAGACAACCATGATGAAGATGGTCAATCAGCTCTACAGCATCACGTCCGGGGACATCATCTTCTGCGGGCAGAGCATCAGGAAGCTGGATCCCGTGGAGCAGAGGCGGAAGATCGGATACGTCGTGCAGGCCGGCGGGCTGTTTCCGCATATGACCGTGGAGGACAACATCGCGGTCGTCCCGAATATCCTCAAATGGGATGCGGCCAGAATCAGCAGCCGGGTCGATGAGCTGCTCAGGATGGTCAATCTTGATCCCGCGACGTACCGGAAACGCTTCCCGAGACAGCTGTCCGGAGGCCAGCAGCAGCGGGTCGGCATCGCCCGGGCGATGGCGGCCGACCCGAGCATTATGCTGATGGACGAGCCATTCGGCGCGATCGACGCGATCACGAGAAATACGCTTCAGCAGGAGGTTCTGAGGCTCCAGAAGCAGACCGGCAAGACGATCCTCTTCGTGACGCACGACATCGAGGAGGCGTTCCTCCTCGGCACCCGCGTGATCATCATGGACGCGGGCAAGCTCCAGCAGTTCGATACGCCGGATCAGATCATGATGCATCCGGCGAACGATTTCGTGAGGAAGTTTGTCGCAGCGGATGATCCGATCACCCGGATGAAGAGAATTCATGTGTCCGCCGTCATGAAGGAGACGGATACGATGCCGTCCGGCGCGGCCGTCGTGGCTTCGGACGCGTCGCTTGAGGATCTGATGATTCTCTTCCTCGAGGACCGCGGAAGAACCGTCTATGTGAAGGATGACCGGAACGATCAGATCCGGGGCAAGGTGACATGGAATGATCTGGCCGCGCTTGCGGGAGAAGAGACGAGGTAACCGCTATGGAGAAATTTCTGCGCTATGGTTCCCGTCACTGGGACGATATGATTCAGGATGTCCTCGACCATCTGGAGCTCTGCGGGCTGTCGCTTCT harbors:
- a CDS encoding ABC transporter permease is translated as MFSQIYGYYLEHIGEYWSDVAAHLEISFGVAALAALIGIPLGIVCALYPKHSGWITGLVNVMRIIPSLALMLLMIPLIGIGRVPAFIALMIIAIPPVLINTTAGFLKTDSALLETAGGMGMDQKQIFRKVQFPLAIPLIFTGIRTSIVETIASATIATYIGAGGLGNLVFTGLGTSRTYITLLGGLTIALISIVTDCILAVVQSRLVRRFGMEEV
- a CDS encoding ABC transporter ATP-binding protein; its protein translation is MSETAISFQHVYKRFPGMENYAVEDVSLDIHDGEFVTILGTSGSGKTTMMKMVNQLYSITSGDIIFCGQSIRKLDPVEQRRKIGYVVQAGGLFPHMTVEDNIAVVPNILKWDAARISSRVDELLRMVNLDPATYRKRFPRQLSGGQQQRVGIARAMAADPSIMLMDEPFGAIDAITRNTLQQEVLRLQKQTGKTILFVTHDIEEAFLLGTRVIIMDAGKLQQFDTPDQIMMHPANDFVRKFVAADDPITRMKRIHVSAVMKETDTMPSGAAVVASDASLEDLMILFLEDRGRTVYVKDDRNDQIRGKVTWNDLAALAGEETR